In Phragmites australis chromosome 16, lpPhrAust1.1, whole genome shotgun sequence, one DNA window encodes the following:
- the LOC133894747 gene encoding germin-like protein 8-7, giving the protein MASSSCFLLAALLALVASQAIASDPSPLQDFCVADKHSPVRVNGFVCKDPMTVNADDFFKAAMLDKPRNTMMSKVGSNVTLINVMQIPGLNTLGISLARIDYAPLGENPPHTHPRATEILTVLEGTLYVGFVTSNPDNKLFAKVLNKGDVFVFPQGLIHFQFNPIYNKPAVAIAALSSQNPGVITIANAVFGSKPPISDDVLAKAFQVEKGTIDWLQAQFWENNHY; this is encoded by the exons atggcctcctcctcctgcttcctTCTCGCTGCTCTTCTTGCATTGGTCGCTTCTCAGGCCATTGCTTCTGATCCTAGCCCTCTCCAAGACTTCTGCGTCGCCGACAAGCACTCGCCCG TGCGGGTGAACGGATTTGTTTGCAAGGACCCTATGACTGTGAATGCGGACGACTTCTTCAAGGCAGCCATGCTTGACAAGCCTAGGAACACCATGATGAGCAAGGTGGGGTCCAATGTCACTTTGATAAACGTCATGCAGATCCCTGGGCTTAACACCCTAGGCATCTCACTGGCACGTATCGACTATGCCCCCTTAGGTGAGAACCCACCGCACACCCATCCACGTGCCACTGAGATCCTCACAGTGCTCGAGGGCACCCTCTACGTCGGTTTCGTCACGTCTAACCCAGACAACAAGCTATTTGCCAAGGTGCTCAACAAAGGTGATGTGTTTGTATTCCCCCAAGGGCTGATCCACTTCCAGTTCAACCCAATCTACAACAAGCCAGCAGTTGCCATCGCCGCGCTCAGCAGCCAAAACCCAGGGGTAATTACAATTGCCAATGCGGTCTTTGGATCGAAGCCACCGATCTCAGATGATGTTTTGGCAAAGGCATTTCAAGTGGAGAAGGGGACAATTGATTGGCTTCAAGCTCAATTCTGGGAGAACAACCACTATTAA
- the LOC133894748 gene encoding germin-like protein 8-7, whose product MASSCFLLAALLALVTSQAIASDPSPLQDFCVADKHSPVRVNGFVCKDPMNVNADDFFKAAMLDKPRNTMMSKVGSKVTLINVMQIPGLNTLGISLARIDYAPLGENPPHTHPRATEILTVLEGTLYVGFVTSNPDNKLFAKVLNKGDVFVFPQGLIHFQFNPIYNKPAVAIAALSSQNPGVITIANAVFGSKPPISDDVLAKAFQVEKGTIDWLQAQFWENNHY is encoded by the exons ATGGCCTCCTCCTGCTTCCTTCTCGCCGCTCTTCTTGCATTGGTCACTTCTCAGGCCATTGCTTCTGATCCTAGCCCTCTCCAAGACTTCTGCGTCGCCGACAAGCACTCGCCCG TGCGGGTGAACGGATTTGTTTGCAAGGACCCTATGAACGTGAATGCGGATGACTTCTTCAAGGCAGCCATGCTTGACAAGCCTAGGAACACCATGATGAGCAAGGTGGGGTCCAAAGTCACTTTGATCAACGTCATGCAGATTCCTGGCCTCAACACCCTAGGCATCTCACTGGCACGTATCGACTATGCCCCCTTAGGCGAGAACCCACCGCACACCCATCCACGTGCCACTGAGATCCTCACAGTGCTTGAGGGCACCCTCTACGTCGGTTTCGTCACGTCTAACCCAGACAACAAGCTATTTGCCAAGGTGCTCAACAAAGGTGATGTGTTTGTATTCCCCCAGGGGCTGATCCACTTCCAGTTCAACCCAATCTACAACAAGCCAGCAGTCGCCATCGCCGCGCTCAGTAGCCAAAACCCAGGGGTAATTACGATTGCCAATGCAGTCTTTGGATCGAAGCCACCAATCTCGGATGATGTTTTGGCAAAGGCATTTCAAGTGGAAAAGGGGACAATTGATTGGCTCCAAGCTCAATTCTGGGAGAACAACCACTACTAA